CATCACTACAGGAAATTCAAAAAAATAGTACTAAACAGCACGGCACATGTTTTAAGAAGAGCATTGAGCATCTAAATAAACATCatcctttgattgttttactttttgtttttctttatccttgatttttttaCTTAACAGTTGACTTCTTATTTCACTCACCCTAGGTCACTGGTTGGGACCCGGTGTATGATCTTACTACGCAattcaaataaacataataataataataataataataataataataataataataataataataataataataataataataacaatgaaaataataataattataataacaataataataatgataataataataataatgataatagaaataatgataataatagtagtaacagtgataataatgataataattataatgataagagcaataaaagcaacaatagtaataacaacatataatgataataatgataattaaaaataaagataataaaaaataatatcattaatgtttttttctagtattaagtttattttatctttaattcATGAACAAAAATATTAGTATCATGAAAGTATCAAATgcattcataatataaataaaactgttatgacaatatttgcaataacattattcataacacaataatataaatacatgtcgtaaataggataaaacaaaaataaaaagtttaatgAAAGGTTAAAGAAAGGTCTTTTTATCTTCAAattgttgatatttattattaataagatGTGACAATGCTTGCATGTATACGGTCAATGGCTCTCTACGTatggtatatgtatgaatgttttatATACTGTAGTCCGTTCCGCGCACAGTGAagtcagagaaaaataaaattaaatgaattataataagtagtaataataatgataataataatcattattattatcttactaatgatgatgatgatggtgatgataacaataataacaagaatgataataataatgataataacaattataataataataataataatataaataataatgataataataaacataataatgataataataaacataataatgataataataaacataataataaacataataatgataataataagaataataatgataataagaataatgacaataataataattaaattatactaattgtaatgatatgatgatggtaataataacagtagtaatagtaatgatagcgagtTGTAATCAAATTCTAATtttgacttttatttttcttgaaatTACGTTTTGCGCTTCTCGTGGAACCGACCACAATGACCTCCATCCCGCATACGAGCCAAAAATCACATCTATTAAAatattagatgaaaaaaaatcagttccaaggattaaaaaaataagaaaaagaggctTAAAATCCTATAACCATTTTAACCTTTCGTTCTCAAACTCAAACAGACCGCATGACAGCATCAGGACTCAGGCCATGCAAACGGGTCATGCGGTTGGTCAAACGTGTCATGCGGCTTGTCAGTCGGTGTCAGTCACGTGTCAGCCGATGACGATGAGGGTGAGGGACAGCCCCTTCTTGtcagcggggggcggggggggcggggggggtcggAATCATGACTGACACTATATTGGACACGAGGctggaaagaataagaaagatgatgataacagtgataattgataataatgatgataatggtgatagtgttgTTTTTGGTGGAAGTAGTGATGGCGATACAGCagccttgatgatgatgatgatgatgatgatgatgatgatgatgatgatgatgatgatgatgatgatgatgatgatgatgatgatgatgtgatgatgatgatgatgatgatgatgatgatgatgatgtgatgatgatgatgatactattaaaactattagtagtagtaataataataataataataacagtaacaataataatgataatattgataataataataataataacaataataatataaattattataatgatgataatgataataataatgataatgacgataattataatgataatactgataatactgataatactgataatactgataatactgataatgatgatggcaataataataataataataataataataataataataataataataataataataataataataatgacaataataacaatacaaattataaaattaaagataacactaataataatattgatcaaaatgcaaatactattactgatatcaatTCGCACAACAcaaagattcagaaaaaaaaaacaaagaaataagcaaACAAGCAAAGCCCCCACCTCTTGTTGCCAGCCTCGTCGACCGCCCTGAGTGCCACCAAGTACGGAGTGTCATACTTGACCTCCTCCTTGAGAGTGAGTTCGAGCGTGACCTTCTGGCCAGCCTCGACGAGCAGACTGGTCATGTTAGCGGAGTCTACCACCGAGAGTAGGAGCGTGGTGGCGTTGGCAGAGCTGTCAAAGGTGTCCTCGTGGAGATAGGTCACGTTGTGTGCCAGACGGATTTCGTAGCCGCTGactg
This sequence is a window from Penaeus chinensis breed Huanghai No. 1 chromosome 10, ASM1920278v2, whole genome shotgun sequence. Protein-coding genes within it:
- the LOC125029672 gene encoding calcium-activated chloride channel regulator 4A-like: MTLEKTNLSLTWTATGDDFDTGTVSGYEIRLAHNVTYLHEDTFDSSANATTLLLSVVDSANMTSLLVEAGQKVTLELTLKEEVKYDTPYLVALRAVDEAGNKSLVSNIVSVMIPTPPAPPAPR